In a genomic window of Drosophila takahashii strain IR98-3 E-12201 chromosome 3L, DtakHiC1v2, whole genome shotgun sequence:
- the Prp3 gene encoding U4/U6 small nuclear ribonucleoprotein Prp3 isoform X2, with protein MMAHAQREIEERKRALSNLRDKDPLLASVPSIGMPVALATQALSKKPTPEDSEKARKIAELQAQIRAKLTGNLANLIQPTAVAAAAAAAAQAQERPKPLILDEEGRTVDKSGRTINIPTVTPTLKANIRAKKREVFQRTTGGLGERGESATSAQDEAIKYFDDRIALKPTVRNKRTLRFHEPGKFQQLAERMRMKSQLERLQNEISQIARKTGISSATKLALIAPKQDMPDDVPAMEWWDSVILTQDLETLDEASGKISIRQTAISNLIEHPTQMKPPNEPMKPVYLPVFLTKKERKKLRRQNRREAWKEEQEKIRLGLVAPPEPKLRISNLMRVLGSEAVQDPTKMEQHVREQMAKRQKAHEDANNARKLTSEQKSEKKQRKLKEDTSCGVHVSVYRIRDLQDNQSKKFKVETNAKQLQMTGSVVLFRDCCVVVVEGGPKQQKKYRRLMLTRIKWEEDLAKGNDGQDVPNSCVLVWEGTSQRRHFGEIKFKIFPMEKMAREFFQKHQVEHYWDLAYSGAVLEASTDQQ; from the exons ATGATGGCCCATGCCCAGCGGGAGATCGAGGAGCGCAAGCGGGCGCTGAGCAATCTGCGGGACAAGGATCCCCTCCTGGCTTCCGTGCCCTCGATCGGCATGCCCGTGGCCCTGGCCACCCAGGCGCTGTCCAAGAAACCGACGCCCGAGGACTCCGAGAAGGCCCGTAAGATTGCCGAGCTGCAGGCGCAGATTAGGGCCAAGCTAACCGGCAATTTGGCCAATTTAATTCAACCCACTGCGgtggcagctgcagctgcagccgcCGCCCAGGCGCAGGAGCGCCCGAAGCCACTGATCCTGGACGAGGAGGGACGCACTGTGGACAAGAGCGGACGAACCATCAACATACCCACGGTGACGCCGACGCTCAAAGCAAACATTCGCGCCAAGAAGCGCGAGGTGTTCCAGCGCACAACGGGGGGCTTGGGTGAGCGCGGTGAGTCGGCCACTTCTGCCCAGGATGAGGCGATCAAGTACTTTGACGACCGCATAGCCTTGAAGCCAACAGTCAGGAATAAGAGGACACTGCGGTTCCATGAACCGGGCAAATTCCAGCAGCTGGCCGAAAGGATGCGCATGAAGAGCCAGCTGGAGCGGCTGCAGAATGAGATTTCGCAGATAGCCCGCAAGACGGGCATCTCGTCGGCCACCAAGCTGGCTTTGATTGCTCCCAAGCAGGATATGCCCGACGATGTGCCGGCCATGGAGTGGTGGGACTCTGTCATACTCACCCAGGATCTGGAGACGCTGGACGAGGCTAGCGGTAAGATAAGCATTCGCCAGACGGCCATAAGCAACCTCATAGAGCACCCCACGCAAATGAAGCCGCCCA ATGAGCCCATGAAGCCCGTGTATCTGCCCGTGTTCCTCACCAAGAAGGAGCGCAAGAAGCTGCGTCGCCAGAACCGTCGGGAGGCCTGGAAGGAGGAACAGGAGAAGATTCGCCTCGGTTTGGTGGCCCCGCCAGAGCCCAAGCTGCGCATATCCAATCTAATGCGTGTCCTTGGCTCCGAGGCCGTCCAGGACCCGACCAAAATGGAACAGCATGTGCGCGAGCAGATGGCCAAGCGGCAGAAGGCGCACGAGGATGCAAACAATGCGCGCAAGCTGACCAGCGAGCAGAAGAGCGAGAAGAAGCAGCGCAAGCTCAAGGAGGACACCAGTTGCGGCGTGCATGTGAGCGTTTATCGGATTCGCGATCTGCAGGACAACCAGAGCAAGAAGTTCAAGGTGGAGACGAATGCCAAGCAGCTGCAGATGACCGGCAGTGTGGTGCTCTTCCGCGATTGCTGTGTGGTCGTCGTGGAGGGTGGGCCCAAGCAGCAGAAAAAGTATCGCCGCCTCATGCTGACGCGCATCAAGTGGGAGGAGGACCTGGCCAAGGGCAACGACGGCCAGGACGTGCCCAACTCGTGCGTGCTCGTCTGGGAGGGAACTAGTCAGCGCCGGCACTTTGGCGAGATCAAGTTTAAGATCTTCCCGATGGAGAAAATGGCCCGCGAGTTCTTTCAAAAGCACCAGGTTGAGCACTACTGGGATCTGGCCTATTCCGGGGCTGTCCTCGAGGCCTCCACGGATCAGCAGTAG
- the Prp3 gene encoding U4/U6 small nuclear ribonucleoprotein Prp3 isoform X1: protein MSSIITRKDGDVDERKLSKKRAAASDSSGNNGGGAIEAPKKSRFDVLDKNGGGAGDPKEDATVSASLSSTQIKLMMAHAQREIEERKRALSNLRDKDPLLASVPSIGMPVALATQALSKKPTPEDSEKARKIAELQAQIRAKLTGNLANLIQPTAVAAAAAAAAQAQERPKPLILDEEGRTVDKSGRTINIPTVTPTLKANIRAKKREVFQRTTGGLGERGESATSAQDEAIKYFDDRIALKPTVRNKRTLRFHEPGKFQQLAERMRMKSQLERLQNEISQIARKTGISSATKLALIAPKQDMPDDVPAMEWWDSVILTQDLETLDEASGKISIRQTAISNLIEHPTQMKPPNEPMKPVYLPVFLTKKERKKLRRQNRREAWKEEQEKIRLGLVAPPEPKLRISNLMRVLGSEAVQDPTKMEQHVREQMAKRQKAHEDANNARKLTSEQKSEKKQRKLKEDTSCGVHVSVYRIRDLQDNQSKKFKVETNAKQLQMTGSVVLFRDCCVVVVEGGPKQQKKYRRLMLTRIKWEEDLAKGNDGQDVPNSCVLVWEGTSQRRHFGEIKFKIFPMEKMAREFFQKHQVEHYWDLAYSGAVLEASTDQQ, encoded by the exons ATGTCGTCCATTATCACGCGCAAGGATGGCGACGTCGACGAGCGTAAATTGTCCAAAAAGCGCGCTGCCGCCTCAGATTCCAGTGGAAATAATGGTGGTGGCGCCATCGAGGCGCCCAAGAAATCCCGCTTCGATGTGCTGGACAAGAATGGCGGTGGCGCCGGCGACCCCAAAGAGGATGCGACTGTGTCCGCCTCGCTGAGCTCCACGCAGATCAAGCTGATGATGGCCCATGCCCAGCGGGAGATCGAGGAGCGCAAGCGGGCGCTGAGCAATCTGCGGGACAAGGATCCCCTCCTGGCTTCCGTGCCCTCGATCGGCATGCCCGTGGCCCTGGCCACCCAGGCGCTGTCCAAGAAACCGACGCCCGAGGACTCCGAGAAGGCCCGTAAGATTGCCGAGCTGCAGGCGCAGATTAGGGCCAAGCTAACCGGCAATTTGGCCAATTTAATTCAACCCACTGCGgtggcagctgcagctgcagccgcCGCCCAGGCGCAGGAGCGCCCGAAGCCACTGATCCTGGACGAGGAGGGACGCACTGTGGACAAGAGCGGACGAACCATCAACATACCCACGGTGACGCCGACGCTCAAAGCAAACATTCGCGCCAAGAAGCGCGAGGTGTTCCAGCGCACAACGGGGGGCTTGGGTGAGCGCGGTGAGTCGGCCACTTCTGCCCAGGATGAGGCGATCAAGTACTTTGACGACCGCATAGCCTTGAAGCCAACAGTCAGGAATAAGAGGACACTGCGGTTCCATGAACCGGGCAAATTCCAGCAGCTGGCCGAAAGGATGCGCATGAAGAGCCAGCTGGAGCGGCTGCAGAATGAGATTTCGCAGATAGCCCGCAAGACGGGCATCTCGTCGGCCACCAAGCTGGCTTTGATTGCTCCCAAGCAGGATATGCCCGACGATGTGCCGGCCATGGAGTGGTGGGACTCTGTCATACTCACCCAGGATCTGGAGACGCTGGACGAGGCTAGCGGTAAGATAAGCATTCGCCAGACGGCCATAAGCAACCTCATAGAGCACCCCACGCAAATGAAGCCGCCCA ATGAGCCCATGAAGCCCGTGTATCTGCCCGTGTTCCTCACCAAGAAGGAGCGCAAGAAGCTGCGTCGCCAGAACCGTCGGGAGGCCTGGAAGGAGGAACAGGAGAAGATTCGCCTCGGTTTGGTGGCCCCGCCAGAGCCCAAGCTGCGCATATCCAATCTAATGCGTGTCCTTGGCTCCGAGGCCGTCCAGGACCCGACCAAAATGGAACAGCATGTGCGCGAGCAGATGGCCAAGCGGCAGAAGGCGCACGAGGATGCAAACAATGCGCGCAAGCTGACCAGCGAGCAGAAGAGCGAGAAGAAGCAGCGCAAGCTCAAGGAGGACACCAGTTGCGGCGTGCATGTGAGCGTTTATCGGATTCGCGATCTGCAGGACAACCAGAGCAAGAAGTTCAAGGTGGAGACGAATGCCAAGCAGCTGCAGATGACCGGCAGTGTGGTGCTCTTCCGCGATTGCTGTGTGGTCGTCGTGGAGGGTGGGCCCAAGCAGCAGAAAAAGTATCGCCGCCTCATGCTGACGCGCATCAAGTGGGAGGAGGACCTGGCCAAGGGCAACGACGGCCAGGACGTGCCCAACTCGTGCGTGCTCGTCTGGGAGGGAACTAGTCAGCGCCGGCACTTTGGCGAGATCAAGTTTAAGATCTTCCCGATGGAGAAAATGGCCCGCGAGTTCTTTCAAAAGCACCAGGTTGAGCACTACTGGGATCTGGCCTATTCCGGGGCTGTCCTCGAGGCCTCCACGGATCAGCAGTAG